In the Maribacter sp. MJ134 genome, one interval contains:
- the eno gene encoding phosphopyruvate hydratase, with protein sequence MSIILSVHARQILDSRGNPTVEVDVITENGVMGRAAVPSGASTGEHEAVELRDGGSSFMGKAVTKAVANVNNVIAEEILGMSVFEQNLLDQTMIDLDGTPNKSKLGANAILGVSLAAAKAAANELGLSLFRYVGGVSANTLPVPMMNIINGGSHSDAPIAFQEFMVMPVKAKNFSHAMQMGTEIFHNLKKVLHDRGLSTAVGDEGGFAPNLAGGTEDALDTIAKAVDKAGYKLGGDVMIALDCAAAEFFVDGKYDYTKFEGDKGVIRTSEEQAQYLADLSAKYPIISIEDGMDENDWDGWKALTDKIGDKVQLVGDDLFVTNVERLSTGIEKGIANSILIKVNQIGTLTETIAAVNMAKNAGYTSVMSHRSGETEDNTIADLAVALNTGQIKTGSASRSDRMAKYNQLLRIEEELGSMAYYPKDKAFKLK encoded by the coding sequence CTGGTGAGCATGAGGCTGTTGAACTTAGAGATGGTGGTAGCTCATTTATGGGTAAAGCGGTCACTAAAGCCGTTGCCAATGTAAATAACGTCATTGCTGAAGAAATCTTAGGGATGTCCGTGTTTGAACAGAACCTATTGGATCAAACGATGATAGATTTAGATGGTACCCCTAATAAATCCAAACTTGGAGCTAATGCCATTCTGGGCGTATCCCTTGCCGCTGCAAAAGCTGCTGCTAACGAGCTTGGGCTCTCCTTGTTCCGTTATGTAGGAGGCGTAAGTGCAAATACGTTACCTGTTCCAATGATGAACATCATAAATGGTGGGTCGCATTCCGATGCTCCTATAGCCTTCCAAGAATTTATGGTAATGCCGGTAAAAGCCAAGAATTTCTCGCATGCCATGCAAATGGGGACGGAAATATTCCATAACCTCAAAAAAGTATTACATGATAGAGGTTTGAGCACGGCGGTTGGCGACGAAGGTGGCTTTGCACCTAATCTTGCCGGTGGTACGGAAGATGCATTGGATACCATTGCAAAGGCTGTTGATAAAGCTGGCTATAAATTGGGAGGTGATGTTATGATTGCCCTTGATTGTGCTGCGGCAGAGTTTTTCGTAGATGGAAAATATGACTACACCAAGTTTGAAGGGGATAAAGGGGTTATAAGAACATCTGAAGAGCAGGCACAATATTTGGCTGACCTTTCCGCAAAGTATCCTATCATATCAATCGAAGATGGCATGGATGAGAACGATTGGGACGGTTGGAAAGCATTAACTGATAAGATAGGGGATAAGGTGCAATTAGTTGGTGATGATTTATTTGTTACTAACGTGGAGCGCTTGTCTACTGGAATAGAAAAGGGCATTGCTAATTCTATTCTAATAAAAGTAAATCAAATAGGAACATTAACGGAGACTATCGCCGCGGTAAACATGGCTAAAAATGCAGGGTATACCTCAGTAATGTCGCATCGTTCTGGTGAAACCGAAGATAATACCATAGCAGATTTGGCAGTTGCACTTAATACAGGTCAAATTAAGACCGGTTCCGCATCACGTTCTGATCGTATGGCCAAATACAATCAATTGCTTCGTATTGAGGAAGAACTCGGGAGTATGGCATACTATCCCAAGGACAAAGCCTTCAAATTAAAATAA